In Brachypodium distachyon strain Bd21 chromosome 2, Brachypodium_distachyon_v3.0, whole genome shotgun sequence, one genomic interval encodes:
- the LOC100837550 gene encoding uncharacterized protein DDB_G0271670 gives MEDLLNTEIGKHDYDWLLTPPGTPRFPALEVAEKVPPSNVSKHTTTRSSSTTRASRLSVYETENRHSIVSTRPARCNSRPSIQSAPLSSNNRSSVLNGSISSVSSRPTTPSKRIGTVPSSKPSVVASHPVVARSSTPVKTRPATPVKIRPSTPVKTRPATPVKTCPSTPDKTRPSVSNSMPNSTAVKATSAQNSRSSTPTSRPRSFSSSSSSTAPAVSRPSSSSGTIPAICRSSSSSSKAASVTRSSSRSSTPTRQPVMRSSAPPIARSPSVGRISGSNNLTSSGRSVESRGRISAPSSAPSSRPSSPNPRLRAPVKTLDLPHFPSDTPANLRTKIPDRPLSAGRARPGIGLGARSAPNAEPVTSAPVKKMSVPAITRSKFSDAPSKAPSLISGNQNRQAERSVMDSQPARPSRSATSAENGFGRTISRKSIDMAIKHMDIRQNLGGIRGASLFPHGIRSSTAKGQPTRRSDPGHHISNGDHGAYTDNGSTNGHFSGDSNGALSYYGGSSTDSPDRESIGAKETLSEVDIYGCSRYEDMLLREDTKNTDWLHSVDDKFDQSPVFDHRFEPLPEPFGPM, from the exons ATGGAGGACTTACTGAACACGGAGATCGGGAAGCACGACTACGACTG GCTTCTGACTCCCCCAGGAACACCCCGTTTTCCTGCATTGGAGGTTGCTGAGAAAGTTCCACCCTCAAATGTGTCCAAACATACTACCACTAGATCATCCTCCACTACCAGGGCATCAAGG CTTTCTGTTTATGAAACAGAGAACAGGCATTCCATAGTTTCTACTAGACCTGCACGATGTAACTCCCGCCCTTCTATCCAATCTGCTCCCTTATCTAGCAATAACAGGTCATCAGTGCTCAATGGAAGCATTTCTTCTGTCAGTTCGAGACCTACAACACCGAGCAAGAGGATTGGCACTGTTCCCTCATCGAAACCATCAGTTGTAGCTTCACATCCAGTGGTAGCACGGTCGTCTACTCCAGTCAAAACCCGTCCGGCGACTCCAGTCAAAATTCGTCCATCCACTCCGGTCAAAACTCGCCCGGCTACCCCAGTCAAAACTTGTCCATCTACTCCAGACAAAACCCGTCCATCCGTTTCCAACTCCATGCCCAACTCAACTGCTGTGAAGGCCACATCAGCACAGAACTCAAGGTCTTCAACTCCAACATCTCGGCCCCGAAGCTTTTCTAGCTCATCTTCAAGCACAGCTCCTGCAGTGAGTCGTCCCAGCTCATCCTCTGGCACAATACCTGCAATATGTCGTTCTAGCTCTTCTTCAAGTAAAGCTGCTTCAGTGACCCGTTCTAGCTCTCGATCATCTACACCAACACGCCAGCCTGTCATGCGTTCATCAGCTCCACCCATTGCTCGCTCACCTTCTGTTGGGAGGATTTCTGGCAGCAATAACTTAACATCTAGTGGTCGATCGGTAGAGAGCCGTGGTCGAATTTCAGCACCTTCGTCAGCACCATCATCCCGTCCAAGTTCCCCAAATCCACGTCTGCGAGCTCCAGTTAAGACACTAGATCTTCCACATTTCCCAAGTGATACTCCCGCTAACTTAAGGactaagataccagacagacCACTCTCTGCTGGTAGAGCACGGCCAGGAATTGGTCTGGGAGCCAGGTCAGCCCCAAATGCTGAACCAGTTACATCAGCTCCTGTGAAGAAGATGTCTGTGCCTGCTATTACTCGAAGTAAATTTTCTGATGCACCATCCAAGGCACCTTCTCTTATCAGTGGAAACCAGAATAGACAGGCTGAGAGATCTGTTATGGACAGCCAGCCTGCTAGACCCTCCCGGTCTGCCACAAGTGCAGAAAATGGATTCGGCAGGACAATATCAAGGAAGTCAATTGATATGGCAATCAAGCACATG GACATTCGTCAAAACTTGGGTGGCATTCGTGGTGCATCTCTATTTCCTCATGGCATTCGGTCTTCTACTGCAAAGGGCCAGCCAACTCGCAGATCAGATCCTGGTCATCACATCTCAAATGGTGACCATGGCGCCTATACCGACAATGGTAGTACCAATGGACACTTCTCCGGTGATTCCAATGGAGCTCTTTCATACTATGGCGGTAGCTCAACTGATTCCCCAGATAGAGAAAGCATTGGAGCTAAAGAGACATTGAGTGAAGTGGATATATATGGCTGTTCAAGGTATGAGGACATGTTGCTTAGGGAGGACACAAAGAACACGGACTGGTTGCACAGTGTCGATGACAAGTTTGACCAGAGCCCTGTGTTCGATCACCGGTTTGAACCACTCCCAGAGCCATTTGGTCCTATGTGA